The Theropithecus gelada isolate Dixy chromosome X, Tgel_1.0, whole genome shotgun sequence genome includes a window with the following:
- the RBM3 gene encoding RNA-binding protein 3, translating to MSSEEGKLFVGGLNFNTDEQALEDHFSSFGPISEVVVVKDRETQRSRGFGFITFTNPEHASVAMRAMNGESLDGRQIRVDHAGKSARGTRGGGFGAHGRGRSYSRGGGDQGYGSGRYYDSRPGGYGYGYGRSRDYNGRNQGGYDRYSGGNYRDNYDN from the exons ATGTCCTCTGAAGAAGGAAAGCTTTTCGTGGGAGGGCTCAACTTTAACACCGACGAGCAAGCGCTGGAAGACCACTTCAGCAGTTTCGGACCTATCTCTGAGG TGGTCGTTGTCAAGGACCGGGAGACTCAGCGGTCCAGGGGTTTTGGTTTCATCACCTTCACCAACCCAGAGCATGCTTCAGTTGCCATGAGAGCCATGAACGGAGAG TCCCTGGATGGTCGTCAGATCCGTGTGGATCATGCAGGCAAGTCTGCTCGGGGAACCAGAGGAGGTGGCTTTGGGGCCCATGGGCGTGGTCGCAGCTACTCTAGAG gTGGTGGGGACCAGGGCTATGGGAGTGGCAGGTATTATGACAGTAGACCTGGAGGGTATGGATATGGATATGGACGTTCCAGAGACTATAATGGCAG aaacCAGGGTGGTTATGACCGCTACTCAGGAGGAAATTACAGAGACAATTATGACAACTGA